The proteins below are encoded in one region of Streptomyces roseirectus:
- a CDS encoding SGNH/GDSL hydrolase family protein yields the protein MTPVRFVALGDSLTEGIGDPVGDGWRGWAALLAGGLSGEPVTFTNLAVSGAQTRDVVERQLPTALALRPDVVSVVVGVNDTLRCTFDIHAVAARLDTVYGAFAGRGVTLLTACLPDPGTMLGLPGALARPLARRQRAVNTVVHALSERHGAVHLHAAEGAWTSDRAMWSADRLHPGERGHRQLAARFHALLAETGRATGPAPSPEPEFPAPTRSASLWWLATQGSAWVARRCTDLLPQLLTLAADELRHRARGTSARLDLRTAAAVSAALGAVSVGERGVDAA from the coding sequence GTGACCCCCGTCCGTTTCGTCGCCCTCGGGGACTCGCTGACCGAAGGGATCGGCGACCCCGTGGGCGACGGGTGGCGCGGCTGGGCGGCGCTCCTGGCGGGCGGGCTGAGCGGTGAGCCGGTGACGTTCACCAACCTCGCGGTCAGCGGGGCGCAGACCCGGGACGTGGTGGAGCGCCAGCTCCCGACGGCCCTGGCGCTGCGGCCGGACGTCGTCTCGGTCGTCGTCGGCGTCAACGACACCCTGCGCTGCACGTTCGACATCCACGCCGTCGCCGCCCGCCTGGACACGGTGTACGGCGCGTTCGCGGGCCGGGGCGTGACCCTGCTGACCGCGTGCCTGCCGGACCCGGGGACGATGCTCGGCCTGCCGGGAGCGCTCGCGCGCCCGCTGGCCCGGCGGCAACGGGCCGTCAACACGGTCGTGCACGCCCTCTCCGAGCGCCACGGCGCGGTGCACCTGCACGCCGCCGAGGGCGCCTGGACCAGCGACAGGGCGATGTGGAGCGCGGACCGGCTGCACCCGGGCGAACGCGGCCACCGGCAGCTCGCGGCACGGTTCCACGCGCTGCTCGCGGAGACCGGGCGGGCGACCGGGCCCGCACCCTCGCCGGAACCCGAGTTCCCGGCGCCCACCCGCTCGGCGAGCCTGTGGTGGCTGGCCACCCAGGGCAGCGCCTGGGTGGCCCGGCGCTGCACCGACCTGCTGCCTCAGCTGCTGACCCTGGCCGCCGACGAACTGCGGCACCGCGCGCGGGGGACCAGCGCACGGCTGGACCTCAGGACGGCGGCGGCGGTCTCGGCGGCGTTGGGGGCGGTGTCGGTGGGGGAGCGGGGGGTGGACGCGGCCTGA
- a CDS encoding YczE/YyaS/YitT family protein yields MSTRNRLGRRLVQLYAGLALYGASAALLVRAGLGLEPWGVLHQGLAELTGLTIGEVAIAVGALVLLLWIPLRQRPGLGTVSNVFAVGLAMDATLALAPDVHGLAVRIPLMLAAIVLNGVATGLYIAAAFGPGPRDGLMTGLHRRTGRSIRLMRTAIEVAVVATGFALGGTLGAGTVLYALSIGPLAQVFLRVFAVGPAPDGETAVATGTPREAILPR; encoded by the coding sequence TTGTCCACCCGCAACCGCCTCGGACGGCGGCTCGTCCAGCTCTACGCCGGTCTCGCGCTGTACGGCGCCAGCGCGGCCCTCCTGGTGCGGGCGGGGCTCGGTCTGGAGCCCTGGGGCGTGCTGCACCAGGGGCTCGCCGAGCTGACCGGGCTGACGATCGGCGAGGTGGCGATCGCCGTGGGCGCGCTGGTCCTGCTCCTGTGGATCCCGCTGCGCCAGCGCCCGGGACTCGGCACGGTCTCCAACGTCTTCGCCGTCGGCCTCGCGATGGACGCCACGCTCGCCCTGGCCCCTGACGTCCACGGCCTGGCCGTCCGGATCCCCCTGATGCTCGCGGCCATCGTCCTGAACGGCGTGGCGACCGGGCTCTACATCGCGGCGGCGTTCGGCCCCGGCCCCCGGGACGGGCTGATGACGGGGCTGCACCGGCGCACCGGGCGCTCGATCCGGCTGATGCGGACGGCGATCGAGGTGGCGGTGGTGGCGACCGGGTTCGCGCTGGGCGGCACCCTCGGGGCCGGGACGGTGCTGTACGCGCTGTCGATCGGGCCGCTGGCGCAGGTGTTCCTGAGGGTGTTCGCCGTCGGCCCGGCACCGGACGGCGAGACGGCCGTTGCCACCGGGACACCCCGGGAGGCCATACTTCCGCGGTGA
- the pxpB gene encoding 5-oxoprolinase subunit PxpB, translating to MSANLRILPVGDDALLVEVSSGAEAEALHAELSRRRSAGLLTVRELVPAARTVLLDGLTDPVRLAAELASAEIPPVAARTETAVEIPVRYDGPDLAEVAAHWGVAEEEVARIHAGTEFRVAFCGFAPGFGYLTGLPARYDVPRRGTPRTAVPAGSVALAGLYTGVYPRSSPGGWQLIGTTDAVLWDHTREPAALLSPGTRVRFVPASPGVRT from the coding sequence ATGAGCGCGAACCTGCGGATTCTCCCCGTCGGCGACGACGCGCTCCTCGTCGAGGTGTCCTCCGGTGCCGAGGCGGAGGCGCTGCACGCCGAGCTGAGCCGCCGCCGGTCGGCCGGACTGCTCACGGTCCGTGAACTCGTCCCCGCGGCCCGTACGGTCCTCCTGGACGGCCTCACGGACCCCGTGAGGCTCGCCGCCGAGCTGGCGTCCGCCGAGATCCCGCCGGTCGCCGCGCGGACGGAGACGGCCGTGGAGATCCCGGTGCGCTACGACGGCCCGGACCTCGCCGAGGTCGCCGCGCACTGGGGGGTCGCCGAAGAGGAGGTCGCCCGCATCCACGCGGGCACTGAGTTCCGCGTCGCCTTCTGCGGCTTCGCCCCCGGCTTCGGCTACCTCACCGGCCTGCCCGCGCGCTACGACGTGCCGCGCAGGGGGACTCCCCGGACCGCCGTCCCGGCGGGCTCGGTCGCCCTCGCGGGCCTGTACACGGGCGTGTACCCGCGCTCCTCGCCGGGCGGCTGGCAGTTGATCGGCACGACGGACGCCGTGCTGTGGGACCACACGCGCGAGCCCGCCGCGCTGCTGTCGCCGGGCACACGCGTACGGTTCGTCCCGGCCTCTCCGGGGGTCCGCACGTGA
- a CDS encoding MFS transporter, which produces MSTTDTHSSPTTRADDGPLGWLRALGPRGRRAFAGAFGGYALDSYDYFTLPLSMVALAAYFGLDSGQTGLFTTVTLVVSAVGGAVAGVLADRIGRVRALIITVVTYAVFTVACGFAPTYETLLVFRALQGLGFGGEWAVGAILVAEYASDRHRGRTLGAVQSSWAVGWGLAALVYTLVFSLVDHDLAWRVMFWTGALPALLVLWMRRRVQDAPKATAVRERSVRKGSFKEIFTGPLLRTTLFAGLLSTGVQGGYYTLATWVPTYLKGDRGLSVVGTGGYLTFLISGAFLGYLTGGHLTDRLGRRRNIWLFALLSAVCILAYANIPHGANTLLLVLGFPLGFCMSAIFSGFGSYLAELYPTHVRGTGQGFTYNTGRAVGAVFPTTVGFLADSWGVGGALVFGAIGYGIAALALLGLPETKGRSLTCKRPRPARGPSRTTVPSSPSIRALTRGARKPPAPASGRAFRGPRPASRPAAPRPT; this is translated from the coding sequence ATGAGCACGACCGACACCCACTCCTCCCCCACGACCCGCGCCGACGACGGCCCTCTGGGCTGGCTGCGCGCCCTCGGACCGCGCGGCCGGCGTGCCTTCGCGGGCGCCTTCGGCGGCTACGCCCTCGATTCGTACGACTACTTCACGCTGCCGCTGAGCATGGTCGCCCTGGCCGCGTACTTCGGCCTGGACAGCGGCCAGACCGGCCTGTTCACGACCGTCACCCTGGTCGTCTCGGCGGTCGGCGGCGCGGTCGCCGGCGTCCTGGCCGACCGGATCGGCCGGGTGCGCGCGCTGATCATCACGGTGGTCACGTACGCCGTCTTCACCGTCGCCTGCGGCTTCGCGCCCACCTACGAGACGTTGCTGGTCTTCCGCGCGCTCCAGGGGCTCGGTTTCGGCGGTGAGTGGGCGGTCGGCGCGATCCTGGTCGCCGAGTACGCGAGCGACCGCCATCGCGGGCGCACCCTGGGCGCGGTCCAGTCGTCCTGGGCGGTCGGCTGGGGGCTGGCCGCGCTGGTCTACACGCTGGTCTTCTCGCTCGTCGACCACGACCTGGCGTGGCGTGTGATGTTCTGGACGGGCGCCCTGCCGGCCCTCCTGGTGCTGTGGATGCGCCGCCGCGTCCAGGACGCCCCGAAGGCGACCGCCGTGCGCGAGCGCAGTGTCCGCAAGGGCTCGTTCAAGGAGATCTTCACCGGCCCGCTGCTGCGCACGACCCTGTTCGCCGGGCTGCTCTCGACGGGCGTCCAGGGCGGCTACTACACGCTGGCCACCTGGGTGCCGACCTACCTCAAGGGCGACCGGGGGCTGTCGGTGGTCGGTACGGGCGGCTATCTGACGTTCCTGATCTCGGGCGCCTTCCTGGGCTACCTGACCGGCGGGCACCTCACCGACCGGCTGGGCCGGCGCCGCAACATCTGGCTGTTCGCCCTGCTGTCGGCGGTGTGCATCCTGGCGTACGCGAACATCCCGCACGGCGCGAACACGCTCCTGCTGGTGCTCGGTTTCCCGCTCGGGTTCTGCATGTCGGCGATCTTCAGCGGCTTCGGCTCCTACCTGGCCGAGCTGTACCCCACGCACGTGCGCGGCACCGGCCAGGGCTTCACCTACAACACCGGCCGCGCGGTCGGCGCCGTCTTCCCGACCACCGTCGGGTTCCTGGCCGACAGCTGGGGCGTCGGCGGCGCCCTGGTGTTCGGCGCGATCGGCTACGGCATCGCGGCGCTGGCCCTCCTGGGCCTGCCGGAGACCAAAGGGAGGTCACTGACGTGCAAACGACCCCGCCCGGCCCGAGGGCCGTCGCGCACGACCGTCCCGTCATCGCCGTCGATCCGCGCGCTCACGCGTGGAGCCCGGAAACCGCCCGCGCCCGCTTCCGGGAGGGCCTTTCGGGGCCCACGGCCGGCCTCGCGCCCGGCCGCACCCAGGCCAACCTGA
- a CDS encoding PLP-dependent aminotransferase family protein: MTQWTSAVGPAQLARLLTSQQDRPAGPGTRRPPAYRALADGVRVLVLEGRVPVAARLPAERELAVALSVSRTTVAAAYEALRAEGFLESRRGAGSWTVVPAGNPLPARGLEPLPPEALGSVIDLGCAALPAPEPWLTRAVQGALEELPPYAHTHGDYPAGLPALRAMIAERYTARGIPTMPEQIMVTTGAMGAIDAICHLFGGRGERIAVESPSYANILQLMREAGARLVPVAMAEGLSGWDMDRWRQILREAAPRIAYVVADFHNPTGALADDDQRRGLVEAARSAGTVLVADETMTELWLDEDVSMPRPVCGFDPAGSTVITVGSASKAFWAGMRIGWVRAAPDVIRSLVAARAYADLGTPVLEQLAVNWLFSTGGWSQAVELRRVQARENRDALVAALRAQLPTWEYEVPRGGLTLWVRAGGLSGSRLAEAGERVGVRVPSGPRFGVDGAFEGYVRLPFTVGGAVAEEAAARLAAASRLVESGRSGGGETPRTFVA, from the coding sequence ATGACGCAGTGGACCTCGGCGGTGGGGCCGGCGCAACTCGCGCGGCTGCTGACGTCCCAGCAGGACCGCCCGGCCGGTCCTGGCACCCGCCGCCCGCCCGCCTACCGGGCCCTCGCCGACGGCGTCCGCGTGCTCGTCCTGGAGGGCCGCGTCCCGGTCGCCGCCCGGCTGCCCGCCGAACGGGAACTGGCCGTGGCGCTGTCGGTGAGCCGGACGACCGTGGCGGCGGCCTACGAGGCGCTGCGCGCGGAGGGGTTCCTGGAGTCGCGGCGCGGCGCCGGGAGCTGGACCGTCGTGCCCGCCGGAAACCCCCTGCCCGCGCGCGGGCTCGAACCGCTGCCCCCCGAAGCCCTCGGCTCGGTGATCGACCTCGGCTGCGCGGCGCTGCCCGCCCCCGAGCCCTGGCTCACCCGCGCCGTCCAGGGCGCCCTGGAGGAGCTGCCGCCCTACGCGCACACGCACGGCGACTACCCGGCCGGACTGCCCGCCCTGCGCGCGATGATCGCCGAGCGCTACACCGCGCGCGGGATCCCCACCATGCCCGAACAGATCATGGTGACGACCGGCGCGATGGGCGCGATCGACGCGATCTGCCACCTCTTCGGCGGACGCGGCGAACGCATCGCCGTCGAGTCGCCCTCGTACGCCAACATCCTCCAGCTCATGCGGGAGGCGGGCGCGCGCCTGGTGCCCGTCGCCATGGCCGAGGGCCTGTCCGGCTGGGACATGGACCGCTGGCGCCAGATCCTCCGAGAGGCCGCGCCGCGCATCGCCTACGTGGTCGCCGACTTCCACAACCCCACCGGCGCCCTCGCGGACGACGACCAGCGGCGCGGCCTCGTGGAGGCGGCCCGGTCCGCCGGGACGGTCCTGGTGGCCGACGAGACCATGACCGAGCTGTGGCTCGACGAGGACGTCTCGATGCCCCGGCCCGTGTGCGGGTTCGACCCCGCCGGATCGACCGTGATCACCGTTGGATCGGCCAGCAAGGCGTTCTGGGCCGGGATGCGCATCGGCTGGGTGCGGGCCGCCCCCGACGTCATCCGCAGCCTCGTCGCCGCGCGCGCGTACGCCGACCTCGGCACGCCCGTCCTGGAGCAGCTGGCCGTCAACTGGCTGTTCTCCACCGGGGGCTGGTCGCAGGCCGTCGAGCTGCGCCGGGTCCAGGCCCGCGAGAACCGGGACGCGCTCGTCGCCGCCCTGCGCGCTCAGCTGCCCACGTGGGAATACGAGGTGCCCCGGGGCGGGCTCACGCTGTGGGTGCGCGCCGGGGGGCTCTCCGGGTCGCGGCTCGCCGAGGCGGGGGAGCGGGTCGGCGTACGGGTGCCGTCCGGGCCCCGGTTCGGGGTGGACGGGGCGTTCGAGGGGTACGTGCGGCTGCCGTTCACCGTGGGGGGCGCGGTGGCGGAGGAGGCCGCCGCGCGGCTCGCCGCCGCGTCCCGGCTGGTGGAGAGCGGGCGGTCGGGAGGCGGGGAGACGCCTCGGACGTTCGTGGCGTGA
- a CDS encoding biotin-dependent carboxyltransferase family protein, producing the protein MTDRALAVVRAGALTTLQDQGRPGHAHLGVPHSGALDPGTAALVNRLVGNPASAAVLETTLDGCALRTRCTVTAAVAGAPCAVTVDGRPAPWGAPVHVPAGALLEVGAATAGVRSYVAVSGGFLAEPVLGSRSTDLLSGLGPAPLADGAVLPLGCPSTPSARVDAVPLPAPPTELILRVTPGPRADWFTPEALRTFTTRAYRVSPASNRIGLRTEGPVLERARAGELASEGMVLGAVQVPPDGHPVVFLADHPTTGGYPVIAVVRAGDLAAAAQAVPGTPVRFVGVRRR; encoded by the coding sequence GTGACCGACCGCGCCCTCGCCGTCGTCCGCGCCGGCGCCCTCACGACCCTCCAGGACCAGGGCCGCCCTGGTCACGCGCACCTGGGCGTGCCGCATTCCGGCGCCCTGGACCCCGGGACGGCGGCGCTGGTCAACCGGCTCGTCGGCAACCCGGCCTCGGCGGCCGTCCTGGAGACCACGCTCGACGGCTGCGCCCTGCGGACCCGCTGCACGGTCACCGCGGCCGTCGCGGGCGCGCCGTGCGCGGTGACCGTGGACGGCCGGCCGGCGCCCTGGGGCGCCCCGGTCCACGTTCCGGCGGGCGCTCTCCTGGAGGTCGGCGCGGCGACGGCCGGCGTCCGCTCCTACGTCGCCGTCTCGGGCGGGTTCCTGGCCGAGCCGGTCCTCGGCAGCCGGTCGACGGACCTCCTGTCGGGTCTGGGGCCGGCTCCCCTGGCGGACGGCGCGGTCCTTCCGCTGGGGTGCCCGTCGACGCCCTCCGCGCGCGTGGACGCCGTTCCCCTGCCGGCACCTCCCACCGAGCTGATCCTGCGCGTGACCCCGGGGCCCCGTGCCGACTGGTTCACCCCGGAGGCGCTGCGCACGTTCACCACACGCGCGTACCGCGTCTCCCCGGCCAGCAACCGCATCGGGCTGCGCACCGAGGGGCCGGTCCTGGAGCGGGCGCGCGCCGGGGAACTCGCCAGCGAGGGGATGGTGCTGGGCGCCGTCCAAGTACCGCCCGACGGGCATCCCGTCGTGTTCCTCGCCGATCATCCGACGACCGGAGGGTATCCGGTCATCGCGGTCGTCCGCGCGGGCGACCTCGCGGCGGCGGCGCAGGCCGTACCGGGAACGCCGGTGAGGTTCGTGGGGGTACGGCGGCGGTGA
- a CDS encoding LamB/YcsF family protein yields the protein MIDLNADLGEGFGRWRLTDDEQLLSVVTSANVACGFHAGDPVTMRRVCAMAAEKGVTIGAQVSYRDLAGFGRRAMDVPPAELAAEVAYQIGALEVFARAAGARVAYVKPHGALYNRIVHDEEQARAVVDGVLLVGPALPVLGLPDSRFLELAGQAGLTGVPEAFADRAYTDQGTLVPRGEEGAVVHDPEAVVERSLALASSGHVVSRTGASVAVRARSLCLHGDTPGAVDLARRVRRRLEEAGVRVGAFA from the coding sequence ATGATCGATCTGAACGCCGACCTCGGCGAGGGCTTCGGCCGCTGGCGGCTCACCGACGACGAACAGCTCCTGTCCGTCGTCACCAGCGCCAACGTGGCCTGCGGCTTCCACGCCGGGGATCCGGTCACCATGCGGCGCGTGTGCGCGATGGCGGCCGAGAAGGGCGTGACGATCGGGGCGCAGGTCTCCTACCGGGACCTCGCCGGATTCGGGCGGCGCGCGATGGACGTGCCGCCCGCGGAACTCGCCGCCGAGGTCGCCTACCAGATCGGCGCCCTGGAGGTCTTCGCGCGTGCGGCGGGCGCGCGCGTGGCGTACGTCAAGCCGCACGGCGCGCTCTACAACCGGATCGTCCACGACGAGGAGCAGGCCCGCGCGGTCGTCGACGGCGTCCTGCTGGTCGGCCCCGCTCTCCCGGTGCTCGGCCTGCCGGACTCCCGCTTCCTGGAGCTGGCCGGGCAGGCGGGCCTGACCGGTGTCCCGGAGGCGTTCGCGGACCGCGCGTACACCGATCAGGGCACGCTCGTCCCGCGCGGGGAGGAGGGCGCGGTCGTCCACGACCCGGAGGCGGTCGTCGAACGCTCCCTCGCCCTGGCCTCGTCCGGCCACGTCGTTTCGCGCACGGGCGCCTCCGTCGCCGTCCGCGCGCGTTCCCTCTGCCTGCACGGTGACACTCCGGGCGCGGTGGACCTCGCGCGCCGGGTGCGGCGGCGGCTGGAGGAGGCCGGGGTGCGGGTGGGGGCGTTCGCGTGA
- a CDS encoding glycosyltransferase family 4 protein: MRVVIVTESFPPDVNGVAHCALQTARHLVDRGHAPVVVAPAPAPGHRPDASAPCPVVHVPSLPLPGYPQVRVALPSRRLAATIVEHEPDVVHLASPFVLGVRGMAAAAKFGVPAVAVYQTDLAGYARTYMGAGEAAAWRRIRSVHSAADLTLAPSSASLHDLAAHGVPRVKLWPRGVDTVRFRPDLRDDAIRREIAPDGETIVGYVGRLAPEKQIELLSGVCALPGVKVAVVGDGPSRPALAEQLPGAVFLGRRTGGELARIFASLDVFAHTGPFETFCQTVQEAMASGVPVVAPAAGGPLDLVVDGRTGLLFPAGDRDAVRDAVAALVADPARRASYGAAARAMVEGRTWAAVGDQLIGHYADVLAARRRQAVAA; this comes from the coding sequence ATGCGTGTCGTCATCGTGACCGAATCCTTTCCCCCCGACGTGAACGGCGTGGCCCACTGCGCGCTTCAGACCGCCCGGCACCTCGTAGATCGCGGTCACGCCCCCGTCGTCGTCGCCCCGGCCCCCGCGCCGGGACACCGGCCGGACGCCTCGGCGCCCTGCCCTGTCGTCCATGTCCCCTCGCTTCCGCTCCCCGGCTACCCCCAGGTCCGCGTCGCTCTCCCCAGCCGACGCCTCGCCGCGACGATCGTCGAGCACGAGCCCGACGTCGTCCACCTGGCCAGCCCCTTCGTCCTCGGCGTGCGCGGCATGGCCGCCGCCGCCAAGTTCGGCGTCCCCGCCGTCGCCGTCTACCAGACCGACCTCGCCGGATACGCCCGCACCTACATGGGCGCTGGAGAGGCCGCCGCCTGGCGCCGCATCCGCTCCGTCCACTCCGCCGCCGACCTCACCCTCGCGCCCTCCAGTGCCTCCCTGCACGACCTCGCCGCCCACGGAGTGCCCCGCGTGAAGCTCTGGCCGCGCGGCGTCGATACGGTACGGTTCCGTCCCGACCTCCGGGACGACGCGATACGCCGCGAGATCGCGCCCGACGGCGAGACGATCGTCGGCTACGTCGGCCGACTCGCCCCCGAGAAGCAGATCGAACTCCTCTCCGGCGTCTGCGCGCTGCCCGGCGTCAAGGTCGCCGTCGTGGGCGACGGGCCCAGCCGGCCCGCGCTCGCCGAACAACTCCCCGGCGCTGTCTTCCTGGGCCGCCGCACCGGCGGCGAACTCGCCCGGATCTTCGCCTCCCTGGACGTCTTCGCGCACACCGGCCCCTTCGAGACGTTCTGCCAGACCGTCCAGGAGGCCATGGCCAGCGGCGTCCCGGTCGTCGCGCCCGCCGCCGGCGGCCCGCTCGACCTGGTCGTCGACGGGCGCACCGGCCTCCTGTTCCCCGCGGGCGACCGTGACGCCGTCCGCGACGCCGTCGCCGCCCTCGTCGCCGACCCCGCCCGCCGCGCGTCCTACGGCGCCGCCGCGCGCGCGATGGTCGAGGGGCGCACCTGGGCCGCTGTCGGCGACCAGCTCATCGGGCACTACGCGGACGTCCTGGCCGCACGGCGCCGGCAGGCGGTGGCGGCATGA
- a CDS encoding HEAT repeat domain-containing protein translates to MFDPVIAPSGTLLGLLQRGRGDGTLHALTAPRAEALAALNHCVLRDPRHDWQVENRSLYYARLYLDLNGELDEIEAHLFDAEDAFDTEESRTGLALAVLGHLASYGRRDALWLLRRYATSGTNWAWALDELALRDDDAGLRALAAPVLARFATDAEGEAELAATVRDAFEPRPWRLWAEDPREYVSARVRAAQETGCFDRWQRQLSPTGPRPGWSVAAVFEWAQQGVERGAALHVPAARCLAAVAAPEDRPEIVRAAQDGTEGARCTALRYLADSHDPGVLDLIEQAVATGTTPVVEAAVDAFERMRSVAAVDRARGWVHRPDALGAAAGRVLACRGATRDSDLVLGALREAVRGEGCDATTLWPLVDGAGRLGIVCAAPVLRHIYRETASSHLRGHCARALAATDPSFATGFAVECLWDCEETTREVAARHAETGDTRVVERLRRLAADPAEEAEVQTAVRSRIGPDTAAM, encoded by the coding sequence ATGTTCGATCCGGTCATAGCGCCCAGTGGAACCCTGCTCGGCCTCCTCCAGAGGGGCCGCGGCGACGGCACGCTGCACGCGCTCACCGCACCGCGAGCCGAAGCGCTCGCGGCCCTGAACCACTGTGTGCTGCGCGATCCCCGTCACGACTGGCAGGTGGAGAACCGCTCCCTCTACTACGCCCGGCTCTACCTCGACCTGAACGGCGAGCTGGACGAGATCGAGGCCCACCTCTTCGACGCCGAGGACGCCTTCGACACCGAGGAGTCCCGCACGGGCCTCGCCCTCGCCGTCCTCGGCCACCTCGCCTCCTACGGCAGGCGCGACGCCCTGTGGCTGCTGCGCCGGTACGCCACCTCGGGCACCAACTGGGCCTGGGCCCTGGACGAACTCGCCCTGCGCGACGACGACGCGGGCCTGCGCGCCCTCGCCGCCCCCGTGCTCGCCCGGTTCGCCACCGACGCCGAGGGCGAGGCCGAACTCGCCGCGACCGTCCGCGACGCCTTCGAACCACGGCCGTGGCGGCTGTGGGCCGAGGATCCGCGCGAGTACGTCTCCGCACGCGTGCGTGCCGCCCAGGAGACCGGCTGTTTCGACCGCTGGCAACGCCAGCTGAGCCCCACCGGACCCCGGCCCGGCTGGAGCGTCGCCGCCGTCTTCGAATGGGCCCAGCAGGGCGTCGAACGCGGCGCCGCGCTCCATGTGCCCGCCGCCCGCTGCCTCGCCGCCGTCGCGGCCCCCGAGGACCGGCCCGAGATCGTCCGCGCCGCCCAGGACGGCACCGAGGGCGCCCGCTGCACCGCCCTGCGCTATCTCGCCGACAGCCACGACCCCGGCGTCCTCGACCTGATCGAACAGGCCGTCGCCACCGGCACGACGCCCGTCGTCGAAGCCGCCGTCGACGCCTTCGAACGGATGCGGTCCGTCGCCGCCGTCGACCGCGCGCGCGGCTGGGTCCACCGGCCCGACGCGCTCGGCGCCGCCGCCGGACGCGTCCTCGCCTGCCGGGGCGCCACCCGCGACAGCGACCTCGTCCTCGGCGCCCTGCGCGAGGCCGTACGGGGCGAGGGCTGCGACGCGACGACCCTGTGGCCCCTCGTCGACGGCGCGGGCCGCCTCGGCATCGTCTGCGCGGCCCCCGTCCTGCGCCACATCTACCGCGAGACGGCCTCCTCCCATCTGCGCGGCCACTGCGCGCGGGCGCTCGCCGCCACCGACCCCTCCTTCGCCACCGGCTTCGCCGTCGAATGCCTCTGGGACTGCGAGGAGACCACCCGGGAGGTCGCCGCACGGCACGCCGAGACCGGCGACACGCGCGTGGTGGAACGACTGCGCCGGCTCGCCGCCGATCCCGCCGAGGAGGCGGAGGTCCAGACGGCCGTACGGAGCCGGATCGGACCGGACACGGCCGCCATGTGA
- a CDS encoding putative hydro-lyase: MAVDPRAHAWSPETARARFREGLSGPTAGLAPGRTQANLIAVPADWAYDVLLFCQRNPKPCPVLDVTDAGSWTTPLAEGADLRTDLPRYRVWRDGELVDEPTDARAYWRDDLVAFLIGCSFTFESALTRAGVPMRHVEQGRNVPMYVTDRLCRPAGRLSGPLVVSMRPVPARHLETAVRETALLPAVHGDPVHLGDPAGLGIADLSRPDFGDPVDAGPDDIPVFWACGVTPQAAVMASRPPFALTHAPGHMFLTDARDEQYRVGAPAFRQETA, encoded by the coding sequence ATCGCCGTCGATCCGCGCGCTCACGCGTGGAGCCCGGAAACCGCCCGCGCCCGCTTCCGGGAGGGCCTTTCGGGGCCCACGGCCGGCCTCGCGCCCGGCCGCACCCAGGCCAACCTGATCGCCGTCCCCGCCGACTGGGCGTACGACGTGCTGCTGTTCTGCCAGCGCAACCCGAAGCCCTGCCCGGTGCTCGACGTGACGGACGCGGGCTCCTGGACGACGCCGCTGGCCGAGGGCGCCGACCTGCGGACCGATCTGCCACGCTATCGGGTGTGGCGGGACGGCGAGCTGGTGGACGAGCCGACGGACGCGCGCGCGTACTGGCGCGACGACCTCGTGGCGTTCCTCATCGGGTGCAGCTTCACGTTCGAGTCGGCGCTGACGCGCGCGGGCGTGCCGATGCGCCACGTCGAACAGGGCCGCAACGTCCCGATGTACGTCACCGACCGCCTCTGCCGGCCCGCCGGGCGCCTGTCGGGCCCGCTGGTGGTGTCCATGCGCCCGGTGCCCGCCCGGCACCTGGAGACAGCCGTGCGGGAGACCGCGCTGCTCCCCGCGGTGCACGGCGACCCCGTGCACCTGGGCGATCCGGCAGGGCTCGGCATCGCCGACCTCTCACGGCCCGACTTCGGCGACCCGGTGGACGCCGGGCCGGACGACATCCCGGTGTTCTGGGCCTGCGGCGTCACCCCGCAGGCGGCGGTCATGGCCTCGCGCCCGCCGTTCGCCCTCACGCACGCGCCGGGGCACATGTTCCTCACCGACGCCCGCGACGAGCAGTACCGCGTGGGCGCCCCGGCCTTCCGACAGGAGACAGCATGA
- a CDS encoding ankyrin repeat domain-containing protein produces MAEAPDPEVVELATKIFDLARQGRTEALVAYVDAGVPADLTNDRGDSLVMLAAYHGHADAVRALLDRGAPAGDVNDRGQTPLAGAAFKGETEVVRILLAAGADPAEGTPSAVDTARMFGRTELLELFATR; encoded by the coding sequence ATGGCTGAAGCCCCCGACCCCGAGGTCGTGGAGCTGGCGACCAAGATCTTCGATCTGGCCCGGCAGGGGCGGACCGAGGCGCTGGTGGCGTACGTGGACGCCGGCGTTCCGGCCGACCTCACCAACGACCGCGGCGACTCCCTCGTGATGCTCGCCGCCTACCACGGCCACGCCGACGCCGTCCGGGCGCTCCTCGACCGCGGCGCGCCCGCGGGCGACGTCAACGACCGGGGTCAGACCCCGCTCGCCGGGGCCGCCTTCAAGGGCGAGACGGAGGTCGTCCGGATCCTCCTGGCGGCCGGCGCCGACCCCGCCGAGGGCACCCCCTCGGCCGTCGACACGGCCCGGATGTTCGGCCGGACAGAGCTTCTGGAGCTGTTCGCCACACGGTGA